Below is a window of Chloroflexia bacterium SDU3-3 DNA.
TCGCCGTCGACCAGCAGCTGCTGGCCGTTCCAGACCGTGCGGCTGGGCGTGACATCGAACTGGCTATCGCCGCCGCAGAGCGCGGTGCCGCTGCGCTGGTAGAAGTAGCTCTTCAGAAAGCTCTGCATCTGCAGCTGGATCGGCTTGGGTGCGGCCAGCGCGCTGAAGCTGGCCGACAGCGTCATCGTGAAGACCGGGTTGGCCTGATCGACTGGCTGGCCGACCGTTGGGGTGATCACAGGCGTGTCGTAATTTGCCGGATCGCCGAGCGAGCTGGTGTTCGGCCAGATCGTGTCGGGATCGAGCGAGAGGCCCTGCGGCGGCATGGCGCTGAGCTTGGTCTGGGCGTTCTGATAGAGCTTGCCCAGGCCAGCGCCCAGGATGTTGCGCACATCCTGCTCGGTCACGATATACAGCAGCTCCTCGGTGCCGCCCTCGATCGGCTGGTTGATCAGGCGCACCTGCTCGCTGTTGCTGATCGGCGGCTGCCCCGGCACGATCAGCTGGGTCAGGCTGTCCGTCGCGATGTTGGATGCGCTGCCGGGCGAGCGGGCCGAGACCTGGATGTCGATCTTGCCAAACTCTACCCGCGATCCGAACAGATCGCTGGTGCTGATGGCCGCTGGCACGGTGGCGGGCGAGTCGATCAGGAAGCCCACCTGCTGGCCTGCGCTGTTGGTGCCGATAAACTCGGTGCCGACTGGCAGCTCGATCGGGTTGTTGAGCGCGTTGATGATCTGCACCGTGCCGCGCGCCGTGCCCGATGGCGAGGGCTGCTGGCTGGCCATCCCCTGGATGGTCTGCTCCACCCGCGTGCTGATCGGCTGGGCCTGGATGGAGCCGTCGGCGCTGGACTCGGCGAGCGGGATGATCTCGTTGCTGAAGGGCGTGATCTTCACATTGGTGGATGGCGGCCAGAACGCCACCAGCGGGCGGTTCATGTAGAACCCAAAGCCGATCAGTAGGGCCACCAGCAGGATGCCGAGGATAATCGGCAGCACAAAGCTGCCGCGCTGCTGGCGGGGTAGATCTTCATCCAGATCGGCATAGGTGGGTATGGGCCTGCGCCCGCGCTGGCGGGCTGGGGGCTGGGCGGCCCCGCGTCGACCATAGGCGCGCGAGCCTCGGCTGGGCGTCACATCCTCGATCTCATCCAGCGCTCTACGTCCCAGCGGCAGGTAGTCATCATCCAGGTCGTCTAGGTCGTCTAGGTCGTCCCGTCGGCTGCGCTGTCGATCGTGCCGCGCCCTCGGCCCATCATCCAGGCCGCTGCCCAGACCGTCATCCAGATCATCATCCAGATCGTCGTCGAGCCTGTCTAAGGTGGGACGACGCTGGGCGGCGGGTGGCGCAGCGCTGTAGAGCTGGGCCAGCAGGTCGCTGTCCTCGTCGCGGCTGGCGGGGGGGTCAAGCTCCTCGCGGGGGATGACGTGGGTCTTGTAGGTGTCCTCGGGGGGCTGCGTATGTGGCGGCGCGGGAATGGAGATGCGCGCTCCATCGACGCCCACCACATCCAGGTCCGCCTCCTGCGCCGCCGCGAGGGTCAGCTCGTCGGAGCTGATCACCATCAGCTGCACGCGACCGCGCCGCGCCAGCTCGGCCAGGCGCGTGAAGGTGTCGGTGCTCTGGAATGCGGGGTTGTTGTCGGCGATCAGCAGCTGGATGATGCCTGCGCCGCTGGCACGGATCTGTTTGGCGATGGAATCAAATGTGTCGGTCGGCATGACCATCACAAGATCAGATGCGCCCGATGTCACGGCTCCTCCACTATTTCTGTGCGCGACCAAGGTGGCCCTTGGTCAGACGCGCCTAGCGCTGATGGGGGATGCTGGGGGCTGCGGGGGAAGATGGCTGCTGGGGGCCTGGGGAGAGCATCCCCAGGCCATAGAACCCCACAGCAGAGCGTGGTGGCGGCCAGCTAGCGCTTCTGCGCGGCCACGAGCGACGCGGCCTCGGCCAGGGCGGTGTCGAGCTTCTCGATCTCGCGCCCGCCGGCCTGGGCCATGTCGGGCCGCCCGCCGCCGCCGCCGCCCATAATCGGGGCCAGCGCCTTGACCAGGTTGCCCGCGTGGTAGCCCTGCTTCACTAGATCGGGCGTCACCACCGCCAGCACGGCCGGCTTCTCGTTGAGCACCGCGCCCAGCACGATCACGCCCGAGCTGATCTTGTCGCGCAGCCAGTCGCCCATCTCGCGCAGGCCGTTGTTGTCCTCGGCCTCCACGCGGGCGGTGACGAGGCGGAAGCCGTTCAGGCTCTGCGCCTTCTCCAGCAGGCCGTCGAGCGACCCGCGCGCCTGCTGGCTCTTCAGCGCATCCAGCTCGCGCTGGCGCTGCTTCAGCTCGGCCAGCAGCCCGTCGACGCGCTCGGCCACCTTGGCGGTGGGCACGCCCAGCTTGGCGCTCAGCTCTTTCACCGTGGCGGACTGCTGCTCGGCCAGGGCCTCGGCCCCGCGCCCAGTCACGGCCTCGATGCGCCGCACGCCAGCGGCCACGCCGCTCTCGCCCAGGATGGTGAACGCGCCGATCTCGCCGGTGCGGCCCACGTGGATGCCGCCGCACAGCTCGCGCGAGCAGGTGGCCACCGGGGCATCTACCTCTAGCTCGCGGTCGCCGCAGCCCACCGTCACCATGCGCACGCGGTCGCCATACTTCTCGCCGAACAGCGCCATCGCGCCCGAGTCCAGCGCCTCCTGGTAGGATTTCTGCTCCCACGACACTGGCGCGTCGGCCCGGATCCAGGCGTTTACGTGGGCCTCAAGGCTGCGCAGCTGCTCTTGGGTCAGCGGCTTGTTGTGGTTGAAGTCGAAGCGCAGCTTCTCGGGTGAGACCAGCGAACCGGCCTGGGTGGCATGCTCGCCCAGCGACTCGCGCAGGGCCTTGTGCAGCAGGTGCGTGGCCGTGTGGTTGCGCATGATGTCGCGGCGGCGTAGCGTGTCGACCCGCGCCTCCACCTCGTCGCCCACGCCGATGCTGCCGCGCTCGACCACGCCGTGGTGCACGATCACGCCGGGGATGGGCCGCTGGGTGTCGGTCACGCGCACCAGCGCGGCGGCGGTGGCCAGCGTGCCGGTGTCGCCCATCTGGCCGCCGCTCTCGGCGTAGAAGGGCGTGCGGTGCAGCACGATCTGCACCTGCTGGCCCTCTTGGGCGTGGCGCAGCACGTCGCCCGCCGCCGTGATGGCCAGCACGCGCCCGTGGTCGGCGGTGGCCTCGTAGCCGGTGAACTCGCTGGCGGGCAGCTCTTGGTCGGCCCAGATCTCGGCGTCGGCACCGCGCTTGAACTGCGCTGCCTGGCGACCGCGCTCGCGCTGCTTCTCCATCTCGGCATCGTAGCCCGCCTCATCCACCTGCAGGCTCTGCTCGGCGGCGATGCGCTGCGTTAGGTCGAGCGGGAAGCCGTAGGTGTCCTTCAGCGTGAACGCGTCCACGCCCGAGAGCGTGTCGCCGCCGCTGGCCTTGGTCTGCTCGATCACCGCGTTCAGGCGCACCACGCCGCCCGAGAGCGTGCGCAGGAACTGGCGCTCCTCGGTGTCGGTGGTCTCTAGGATGAAGTCGCGGCGCTCGCGCAGATCTTTGTAGTGGCCGCCCATCTCGTCGATCACCGTGCCCACCACCTCGGCCAGGAAGGGCTTCTCGAAGCCGATCGTGCGGCCCTGGTACACGGCGCGGCGCAGCAGGCGGCGCAGCACATAGTTGCGGCCGGTGTTGCCGGGCTGGATGCCCTCGGACATCAGGAAGGCCACCGCGCGGGCGTGGTCGGCCACGGCGCGGTAGGGCGCGAAGTTGGCGCGGTAGTGGCGCTCGTCGCTGCCCAGCAGCGCGATGGTCTTGCCGATGATCGGGGTGAAGGCGTCGGTGTCGTAGGTGGCCTTCACGCCCTGCATCACCATAGCGATGCGCTCAAGGCCCATGCCGGTGTCGATCGACGGCTTGGGGATGGGCTGCATCGTCTCGCGGTCGAACTGCATGAACACATTGTTCCAGATCTCGACATAGTCGGGGTCGTCGCTGTTCACGCCGTCGGCGCGCATCCTGCTCAGATCCTCGCCTAGGTAGACGGTGATCTCCGAGCAGGGGCCGCAGGGGCCGGTGTCGCCCATCACCCAGAAGTTGTCTTTCTCGCCGAAGCGCAGGATGCGGTCGGGCGACGCGCCGACCTTCAGCCAGAGCTGCTCGGCCTCCTCGTCGGCGGGCACCAGATCGTTGCCGCCGAACACCGTGAACCACAGCCGCTCGACGGGCAGCTCCAGCTCTTTGGTCAGCAGATCCCAGGCCAGCTGGATGGCATCGGCCTTGAAGTAGTCGCCAAAGGAGAAGTTGCCCAGCATCTCGAAGAAGGTCTGGTGGCGAGGCGAGGGGCCGACCTCCTCAAGGTCGTTGTGCTTGCCCGACACGCGCAGGCACTTCTGCGCGCTGGTGGCGCGGGTGTAGGGCCGCTGCTCAAGGCCCAAGAAGGTATCTTTGAACGGCACCATGCCCGCGTTGTTGAACAGCAGCGTTGGGTCGTTGCCTGGCACCAGCGGTGCGCTGGGGACAACGGTGTGGCCGCGTTGCTCAAAAAAGCGCAGGTAGGTCGCGCGAATTTCGGCAGTTGATAGCTTTTTCATAGTGGTCCTAGTGCCAGTTCTGGTGGGCTATGGGTACCAAGTAGGAATACATCTCGGGGCATTGTACGGCATTCTCAAGCCAACTGTCAACTAAAATCCCCCAGTAGAGTCGGCTGGTGACAAAGATCGTTTGGCGGTATTTATGCTCGGTTTTGCAAAAAAAGGCAGGCTGCATCTCGTATTCTAGGAAAGAGTATCGGTGCTGGGGGAATAGCGCACAAACACATATTCAATGTAATAAAAGCGAAAATAATAGCTGTATCTGCGTTATTTTGCACCATAGCGTTTCTTCGGGAAAAGGCGATTTTGCTCACCCCAAAGCCATGCCCTGCCCAAGGTTGACGTACTCTTGACAGCTGTGGTATACTCCAGTCACGAGCGAAGCGTTGCTGGGCATCCTCCGTCGCTTGTGTTGGTGGTACGCCCCGTGCTGCCAGTTTCAATGGATTGATCCCCCTAGCGCGTTTTTAAGAAGGCCTCCGCTCAATGGCGGTGTATATTTTGACGTGGGCATAGAGCCGCGGATCTGCCGCATCACCGATGTACCCCCACAGCTATTCCCTTTCCCGAGCCTATAGGTGGTGGTGCTTTTCCAACCCAACCTCGATGAAGCCTGCTACTACTGAAAACACAATGCCTCTCAAAGCTACAATCCGCCGCCTTTTTTTTCCTACCATTGTTTTTCGCCATTGTTTTCTAAAACCTGCACAGATGCGCGCTATGCGCTAACGAGGAGTTTAGTGTGCCACGCATACGAAAAGTTGTAGAGCCAGCACCATCCGATGGTGTTGAGGTGCGCGCCATGCCCGAGCCCGAGCCCGAGGCAGCGGCGAGCGAGCGCCCGAGCACCCCGCAGCGTGCTGAAGTACCTGCCGAGCGCCCCAGTGGCCGGGCCCGCGTGGCCGAGCGCGACGATGCCCGGCCCGCCCCGCGCGATGATTTCCGCCCGCGTGGCCCCGAGCGCGACGACATGCGCTTCCGCGGCGACCGCGAGGCCCCCAGCGCCGATGGCTTTGGCCGCCCCCCCCAGCTGAGCATGAACGAGCTTGAGGCGATGACCCTCTCCGACCTGCGCGAGGTTGCCCGCAAGCTCGACATGCAGAGCGTCAGCGGCCTGAAGAAGCAAGACCTGATCATGAAGCTGCTGGTGGCCCAGTCCGAAGAGCAGGGCCACCAGCTGAGCGACGGCGTGCTCGACATTGTCTCCGATGGCTTTGGCTTCCTGCGCAGCGAGCGCATGCTGCCTGGCGCGGATGATGTGTATGTCTCGCAGTCGCAGATCCGCCGCTTTGGGTTGCGCACCGGCGACCGCGTGATGGGCCAGATCCGCCCACCCAAAGAGAGCGAGCGCTACTACTCGCTGCTGCGCGTCGAGCAGATCAACGGGATGGACCCCGAGACCGCCCGCCGCCGCCCGTCCTTCGATCAGCTCACCCCGATCTTCCCCAACGAGCAGCTGCACCTGGAGACCGAGCCGCACATCCTCTCGACCCGCGTGGTCGATCTGGTGGCCCCGATCGGGCGCGGCCAGCGCGGCCTGATCGTGTCGCCGCCCAAGGCTGGCAAGACCATGCTGCTCAAGTCGATCGCCAACGGCATCACATCCAACCACGCCGATGTGCACCTGATGGTGCTGCTGATCGGCGAGCGCCCCGAGGAAGTGACCGACATGAAGCGCTCGGTGCGCGGCGAGGTGATCAGCTCGACCTTCGACGAGCCGGTGGAGGACCACACCAAGGTGGCCGAGATGACCCTTGAGCGGGCCAAGCGCCTGGTCGAGGGCGGCCAGGATGTGGTGATCGTGATGGACTCGATCACCCGCCTAGCGCGCGCCTACAACCTGGACATGCCGCCGTCAGGCCGCACGCTCTCCGGCGGTATCGACCCGGTGGCGCTCTACCCGCCCAAGCGTTTCTTCGGCGCTGCCCGCAACATCGAGAACGGCGGCAGCCTCACGATCATCGCCACCTGCCTGGTGGACACTGGGTCGCGTATGGATGATGTGATCTACGAGGAGTTCAAGGGCACCGGCAACATGGAGCTGCACCTCGACCGCAAGATGGCCGAGAAGCGCATCTTCCCCGCCATCGACATCACTCGCTCGGGCACGCGACGCGAGGAGCTGCTGCTGGGCGATGCGATGCGCCAGGTGTGGACGCTGCGCCGCATGGTGAGCATGCTGGGCGAGAATGAGGGCACCGAGCTGGTGCTCACCCGCATGACCAAAACGCGCACCAATGTCGAGTTCTTGGCCACGCTGAACAAGCCAAACTAAGCCTCTACCATTGGCGTGTCCATGATACGGGGGGCGTGGCGCAGATTTCCTGCGCCACGCCTTCTGTTTTGCAACTTTACCGCCGCACGCTGCGTATCTCTTCTATCACGTGTTTGCAAACAGGCTGGCGACGCTCTGAGCGCTCCGCCGATCTTGCGAAGTGGAATGGCCGCATACATAACGAGGAGGTTCTGCTGTGTCCGAAGAATACGCCTACTCCAATAAATTTGGTGAGCGCCTGGATCTGCCCGAGCCGCAGGTGGCCACATCTGGCCGTGGGACGACCGGCATGGAGTACAAGATCTACGGTACCACCATGCAGTCCGTGGTGATGGAGCTTGATCCCGGCGAGACGGTCTTCTCGGAGAGCGGCGGTATGGCCTGGATGAGCGGCAACATCGCGATGAACACCACCGGGCGCGGCGGCGGCCTGGGCGGCATGTTCAAGCGTGCGATCTCGGGCGAGTCGCTGTTTATGGTCGAGTTCACGTCGCAGGGCGGGAAGGGCATCGTGGCGTTTGCCGCCGACTTCCCCGGTAAGATTGTGCCGGTGCACCTGGGCGAGGGCCAGCAGATCATCGCGCAGAAGGATGCCTTCTTGTGCGGCGAGAAGACCATCCAGACCGATATCCACTTCCGCCGCAACCTTGGCTCGGGCCTGTTCGGCGGCGAGGGCTTCATCCTCCAGAAGCTGACCGGGCCGGGTGTGGCGTTTGTCTCGCTGGATGGCGAGATCGTGGAGTACACGCTGGAGCCAGGCCAGGTGCTGAAGGTAGACACTGGATGCGTGGCCATGTTCGAGCCGACCGTCTCGTACGATGTCGAGATGGTCAAGGGCTTTAAGAACATGCTGTTCGGCGGCGAGGGTCTGTTCCTCTCCACGCTGCGCGGCCCAGGGCGCGTGTGGCTGCAGACAATGCCGATCATGAACCTGGCCAAGGCCATCGCGGGCTACCTGCCTGCGGCCAGTGGCAGCAGCGGCGGCGGCAACAGCGGCGGCGGCTTCAACTTGGGCAGCCTGCTGAACCAGTAGCGGCGACTTTCACAAGCGCCCGCCAGCATCACCCTGGCGGGCGCTTTTCTGTGCCGGGCTGCGGCATAGGTTTTGCCTCTTTCCCAACGATGCTTTTGTGATAGCGGAAAGGGGTACGGCCATGATCGAGCGAGAACTGCATGACGAGGCGGCGCGCACGCGCCAGGTCTACGAGCGGCTGGGGGGCGAGTATGGCATCCGCCCGTGGCAGCGCCGCCGCGAGCCGCTGCACGAGCTGATCTCCACCATGCTCTCGCACCGCACCACCGGCGCGAACGAGGAGCGGGCCTTCCAGCAGCTGTGGGCGCGCTTCCCCAGCTGGCAGGCCATCGCCGAGGCCCCGGCGGAGGAGATCGCCGCCCTGATCGCGCCCGCCAACTTTGCCGAGGCCAAGGCCCCGCGCATCAAGGCCGTGCTGCAGCAGATCATCGCCGAGCGGGGTGCGCCCAACATCGATTTTCTGGGCGAGCTGCCGGTGAACGAGGCGATGGCCTGGCTGACCGCGCTGCCGGGCGTTGGCCCGAAGACGGCCACGCTGGTGCTGCTGTTCTGCTTCCGCAAGCCGGTGCTGCCGGTGGACACCCACGTGCACCGCGTCAGCGGCAGGGTGGGCCTGATCGGGCCGCGCGCCACCGCCGAGCAAGCCCACGCGCTGCTGCTGGCCATGCTGCCCGCCGAGGCCGATGTGCTGTGGAACTTCCATCACAACATGCTGCGCCACGGCCAGCGCGTGTGCACTTGGGCCGCGCCCCGCTGCGGGCTATGCGTGCTGCGCGAGATCTGCGACTACGCCCGCGCCCATGGCGTCGGCGGGGCGGGCGCATAGGGTCGGCTCCGTGGCGCTTTCGCCCCGCCGGGGGCTTATGGTACAATAGGAAAGCTGGCGCTCTCAGAGCGCCAACATCGCGACCCCGCACCGATGCTCAGGAGGAGCATGCCATGTCCGCGCTTGGCCGCTTTGAGTCATTCATGGAAAATCTGGTTGAAGGCTCGGTGACGCGGCTCTTCCGCAGCCCGGTGCAGCCTTCCGAGATCGCCAAGCGCCTGGAGCGGGCCATGGAGTCGCAGCAGATGGTGAGCGTGCGGCGCGTGATCGTGCCCAACCTCTACCGCGCCTACCTCAACCCGCAGGACTACGCCACGTTCCAGCCCATCCGGGGCGAGATGGAGCGCGAGATGGCCACCTACCTCTCCGATCTGGCGCAGGAGCGCGGCTTCTCGATGCTGGAGCACCCGGTGGTGGAGCTGATGTCCGACGACGATGTGCCCCGGCGCAGCATCCAGGTGGTGGCCGAGACCAGCAGCGCCCCGGCCCAGGCCGACAGCAGCGAGCGCACCCAGGTCATCCAGCCAATGCAGGCCCAGCAGCCGCGCGCCCGCCTCGTGCTGGCTGGCGGCGGCGGCAAGCAGAGCATCCCGCTAGAGAGCACGATGCTGACCATCGGGCGCGGCCTGAACAACGACATTATCCTAGAGGACACGCGGGTGTCGCGGCACCACGCCCAGCTGCGCTATCGCTCGCGCCGGTTCTGGGTGGCCGATATCGGTTCGACCAACGGCACGTTTGTGAACGGCGAGGCCGTGGAGGAGCGGGCGCTGAACGACGGCGATGTGATCTCGTTGGGCGGGCTAGAGCTGACCTTCCGCGAGAGCTAGCGCCGACGTCCTTTTTTCTGTGGTGAAGTTCGAGAGCGTGCAGGACTGCCGACGGTAGCATAAACATGGAAATTGCTAACACCTCGCTGAACATCATTATCCTTCTGCTGCGGGTTGCCGTTGTCCTGCTGCTGTACTTTTTCCTCTACCAGGTGCTTCGATCGGTGATCCGCGACCTGCGCTCGGCCAGCCAGACCCCGGCGGCCAGCGGGCGCAGCCCCTACGGCCAGATGGTGGTGGTGCGCGCGGGCCAGAGCGGCGTGCCCACCGGCAAGGTCTTCCCGCTGGGGCCAAGCAATATTATTGGCCGTAGTATGGAGAGCTGCGAGATCGCGCTGAACGACTCGTTCCTTTCGTCGCAGCACGCCCGGCTAGAGCTGCGTGGCGATGAGTGGGTGCTGGAGGATCTGAACAGCACCAATGGCACATTCCTGAACGAGATGGAGGTGCGCGACGCCACTGTGGTGGAGGAGGGCGATATCGTGCGCGTTGGTCGTGTCGAGATGAAGATCACTAATTAGCTGATCTGGCCAAATAGTTTACGTTTGTTTCGTTTTGTTTTGCGTTTCTTACCTTTTTCGCCTCCACCCCCCCCATACCCCCTGTGCTATACTAAAACCGCTCGCGAAAGTGCATAAGGAACGCAGCCATGCTGACGACATATGCCTTTATTGGCTTATTTTTTGTTATAGCGGCCATATTCCCTCTGATCCCGATTGTGGCGGCCTATTTTCTCCGGCCAAAGCGCCCAACGCCTAACAAGCTGGAGACCTACGAGTGTGGTCTTGAGGCGATCGGCGACATCCACGTGCAGTTTAAAGTGCAGTACTACCTCTACGCGCTGGTGTTTGTGCTCTTTGACGTAGAAGTGGTGTTTCTCTACCCCTGGGCGGTTGCCTTCAACCAGCTGGGGCTTTTTGCACTGGTGGAGATGGCGATCTTTTTGGTGATCCTCGTATTTGGCCTGGTGTACGCTTGGAAAAAGGGCGCGCTAGAGTGGATCTAGCCTCGCCCGCGCAGGCGGCTTGGCGCACCTACTGATGATAGGGGTTGTCGATGCCCGACATTGACCCGACACAGATAGAGCTTGAGAAACAGGGAATCCTGATCTCAACCGTCAATCGCTTTTACAACTGGGGTCGCCGCTCGTCGATCTGGCCGATGTCGTTTGGCCTGGCGTGCTGCGCGATCGAGATGATGGCCACCGGCCTCTCGCGCTTCGACCTGGCGCGCTTTGGGGCCGAGATGTTCCGCGCCTCGCCCCGCCACGCCGACCTGATGATCGTGGCCGGCACGGTGACCAAGAAGATGGCCCCGCTGATCGTGCGGCTCTACAACCAGATGCCCGAGCCGCGCTATGTGATGGCCATGGGCAACTGCGCCACATCCGGCGGGCCGTTCCGCGACGGCTACAATGTGCTGCGCGGGATCGACCTGCTGCTGCCGGTGGATGTGTATGTGCCCGGCTGCCCGCCCCGCCCCGAGGCGCTGTTGCATGCGCTGATGACGCTGCAGGCCAAG
It encodes the following:
- a CDS encoding TIGR00266 family protein, with amino-acid sequence MEYKIYGTTMQSVVMELDPGETVFSESGGMAWMSGNIAMNTTGRGGGLGGMFKRAISGESLFMVEFTSQGGKGIVAFAADFPGKIVPVHLGEGQQIIAQKDAFLCGEKTIQTDIHFRRNLGSGLFGGEGFILQKLTGPGVAFVSLDGEIVEYTLEPGQVLKVDTGCVAMFEPTVSYDVEMVKGFKNMLFGGEGLFLSTLRGPGRVWLQTMPIMNLAKAIAGYLPAASGSSGGGNSGGGFNLGSLLNQ
- a CDS encoding NADH-quinone oxidoreductase subunit A is translated as MLTTYAFIGLFFVIAAIFPLIPIVAAYFLRPKRPTPNKLETYECGLEAIGDIHVQFKVQYYLYALVFVLFDVEVVFLYPWAVAFNQLGLFALVEMAIFLVILVFGLVYAWKKGALEWI
- a CDS encoding transcription termination factor Rho encodes the protein MNELEAMTLSDLREVARKLDMQSVSGLKKQDLIMKLLVAQSEEQGHQLSDGVLDIVSDGFGFLRSERMLPGADDVYVSQSQIRRFGLRTGDRVMGQIRPPKESERYYSLLRVEQINGMDPETARRRPSFDQLTPIFPNEQLHLETEPHILSTRVVDLVAPIGRGQRGLIVSPPKAGKTMLLKSIANGITSNHADVHLMVLLIGERPEEVTDMKRSVRGEVISSTFDEPVEDHTKVAEMTLERAKRLVEGGQDVVIVMDSITRLARAYNLDMPPSGRTLSGGIDPVALYPPKRFFGAARNIENGGSLTIIATCLVDTGSRMDDVIYEEFKGTGNMELHLDRKMAEKRIFPAIDITRSGTRREELLLGDAMRQVWTLRRMVSMLGENEGTELVLTRMTKTRTNVEFLATLNKPN
- a CDS encoding DUF2662 domain-containing protein, which translates into the protein MSALGRFESFMENLVEGSVTRLFRSPVQPSEIAKRLERAMESQQMVSVRRVIVPNLYRAYLNPQDYATFQPIRGEMEREMATYLSDLAQERGFSMLEHPVVELMSDDDVPRRSIQVVAETSSAPAQADSSERTQVIQPMQAQQPRARLVLAGGGGKQSIPLESTMLTIGRGLNNDIILEDTRVSRHHAQLRYRSRRFWVADIGSTNGTFVNGEAVEERALNDGDVISLGGLELTFRES
- the alaS gene encoding alanine--tRNA ligase, coding for MKKLSTAEIRATYLRFFEQRGHTVVPSAPLVPGNDPTLLFNNAGMVPFKDTFLGLEQRPYTRATSAQKCLRVSGKHNDLEEVGPSPRHQTFFEMLGNFSFGDYFKADAIQLAWDLLTKELELPVERLWFTVFGGNDLVPADEEAEQLWLKVGASPDRILRFGEKDNFWVMGDTGPCGPCSEITVYLGEDLSRMRADGVNSDDPDYVEIWNNVFMQFDRETMQPIPKPSIDTGMGLERIAMVMQGVKATYDTDAFTPIIGKTIALLGSDERHYRANFAPYRAVADHARAVAFLMSEGIQPGNTGRNYVLRRLLRRAVYQGRTIGFEKPFLAEVVGTVIDEMGGHYKDLRERRDFILETTDTEERQFLRTLSGGVVRLNAVIEQTKASGGDTLSGVDAFTLKDTYGFPLDLTQRIAAEQSLQVDEAGYDAEMEKQRERGRQAAQFKRGADAEIWADQELPASEFTGYEATADHGRVLAITAAGDVLRHAQEGQQVQIVLHRTPFYAESGGQMGDTGTLATAAALVRVTDTQRPIPGVIVHHGVVERGSIGVGDEVEARVDTLRRRDIMRNHTATHLLHKALRESLGEHATQAGSLVSPEKLRFDFNHNKPLTQEQLRSLEAHVNAWIRADAPVSWEQKSYQEALDSGAMALFGEKYGDRVRMVTVGCGDRELEVDAPVATCSRELCGGIHVGRTGEIGAFTILGESGVAAGVRRIEAVTGRGAEALAEQQSATVKELSAKLGVPTAKVAERVDGLLAELKQRQRELDALKSQQARGSLDGLLEKAQSLNGFRLVTARVEAEDNNGLREMGDWLRDKISSGVIVLGAVLNEKPAVLAVVTPDLVKQGYHAGNLVKALAPIMGGGGGGRPDMAQAGGREIEKLDTALAEAASLVAAQKR
- a CDS encoding FHA domain-containing protein, which codes for MEIANTSLNIIILLLRVAVVLLLYFFLYQVLRSVIRDLRSASQTPAASGRSPYGQMVVVRAGQSGVPTGKVFPLGPSNIIGRSMESCEIALNDSFLSSQHARLELRGDEWVLEDLNSTNGTFLNEMEVRDATVVEEGDIVRVGRVEMKITN
- a CDS encoding NADH-quinone oxidoreductase subunit B encodes the protein MPDIDPTQIELEKQGILISTVNRFYNWGRRSSIWPMSFGLACCAIEMMATGLSRFDLARFGAEMFRASPRHADLMIVAGTVTKKMAPLIVRLYNQMPEPRYVMAMGNCATSGGPFRDGYNVLRGIDLLLPVDVYVPGCPPRPEALLHALMTLQAKIDDQKLGRVSWYGKSTPKDIVIPTWGAHGLEVDGKLIDAVGGLPLISPLSGPTKGDERTGVIEHPQEPRAFPIMDERVQLVAPHQAAGLAPELAADDLKRKSAAEVPGA
- a CDS encoding endonuclease III, whose protein sequence is MIERELHDEAARTRQVYERLGGEYGIRPWQRRREPLHELISTMLSHRTTGANEERAFQQLWARFPSWQAIAEAPAEEIAALIAPANFAEAKAPRIKAVLQQIIAERGAPNIDFLGELPVNEAMAWLTALPGVGPKTATLVLLFCFRKPVLPVDTHVHRVSGRVGLIGPRATAEQAHALLLAMLPAEADVLWNFHHNMLRHGQRVCTWAAPRCGLCVLREICDYARAHGVGGAGA